In a single window of the Halomicroarcula saliterrae genome:
- a CDS encoding DUF5822 domain-containing protein — protein sequence MPAVEKTDPDGVDFGWVMQVTFVTTILAGSPIVAAASIWTTLPTWTERAMFAVRVGAVVWILTATAVYLYARYRR from the coding sequence GTGCCAGCAGTCGAGAAGACCGACCCCGACGGCGTGGACTTCGGCTGGGTGATGCAGGTCACCTTCGTCACGACTATCCTCGCGGGGTCGCCTATCGTGGCCGCAGCCTCCATCTGGACGACGCTCCCGACGTGGACTGAGCGCGCGATGTTCGCCGTCCGCGTCGGGGCGGTGGTCTGGATTCTGACCGCCACCGCCGTCTACCTCTACGCCCGGTACCGGCGCTGA
- a CDS encoding HAD family hydrolase: protein MSHDAVVYDLDGTLVELDVDWGTVTSAVAEALRERGVDTGTGGLWGMLQRSDETGHRDIVEATITEYERSGAHSSRRLTLADGLPHDIPVGVCSLNAEAACRLALEVHEIESAVHAVVGRDTVGSAKPDPEGLLSVVDDLDAEPDSTVFVGDSERDAETARRAGTDFAWASEFDQRRYRA from the coding sequence GTGAGCCACGACGCAGTCGTCTACGACCTCGACGGAACGCTGGTGGAACTCGACGTCGACTGGGGGACGGTCACCAGTGCCGTCGCGGAGGCCCTCCGAGAGCGCGGCGTCGACACCGGGACCGGCGGGCTGTGGGGCATGCTGCAGCGCTCCGACGAGACCGGGCACCGCGATATCGTCGAGGCGACCATCACGGAGTACGAGCGCTCGGGCGCCCACAGCTCGCGGCGGCTCACGCTCGCCGACGGGCTCCCACACGATATCCCCGTGGGCGTCTGCTCGCTGAACGCGGAAGCGGCCTGTCGGCTGGCCCTCGAGGTCCACGAGATAGAGAGCGCGGTCCACGCTGTCGTCGGTCGCGATACGGTCGGGTCGGCAAAGCCGGACCCCGAAGGGCTGTTGTCGGTCGTCGACGACCTCGACGCCGAGCCGGACTCGACGGTCTTCGTCGGTGACTCAGAGCGGGACGCTGAGACGGCGCGGCGGGCCGGAACCGACTTCGCGTGGGCGAGCGAGTTCGATCAGCGCCGGTACCGGGCGTAG
- a CDS encoding helix-turn-helix domain-containing protein, whose product MAKYSTGSGGDSAGGSCELCGADGGDTQTASVAGATLELCSDCVQTHGENSQATSSDAPDEQERKRRAAQNTAKIQDSQSTDTSHWEEGADYDGDQLPYLVSDYGTRVTEARQDRGLQTGELADELELPEDDVLAVEQGRATQANVKGSTIAAIEAFLDIELADTS is encoded by the coding sequence ATGGCCAAATACTCGACCGGCAGCGGGGGCGACAGCGCCGGCGGGAGCTGCGAGCTCTGCGGTGCCGACGGTGGCGACACACAGACCGCCAGCGTCGCGGGCGCGACTCTCGAACTCTGTAGTGACTGTGTACAGACACACGGGGAGAACAGTCAGGCGACGAGTTCCGACGCTCCTGACGAGCAAGAACGAAAGCGGCGCGCGGCACAGAACACGGCGAAGATACAGGACTCGCAGTCGACCGACACCTCCCACTGGGAGGAGGGCGCCGACTACGACGGGGACCAGCTCCCCTATCTGGTCAGCGACTACGGCACGCGCGTCACGGAGGCCCGACAGGACCGCGGGCTCCAGACGGGCGAGCTGGCCGACGAACTGGAGCTCCCCGAAGACGACGTGCTGGCCGTAGAGCAGGGCCGGGCGACACAGGCGAACGTCAAGGGCTCGACCATCGCCGCCATCGAGGCGTTTCTCGATATCGAACTCGCGGACACGAGCTGA
- a CDS encoding cupin domain-containing protein, translating to MSYTQVNYEDVAPVGGGMHFMRDPLECTELGVTIVECEPGWTGKEHDHAGKSQEEVYVLVEGEATVQVGGDEIAMTAGDALRIDPDARRQIRNADSESLFVLVGAP from the coding sequence ATGAGCTACACGCAAGTCAACTACGAGGACGTAGCGCCCGTGGGCGGTGGGATGCATTTCATGCGCGACCCGCTCGAGTGTACAGAACTGGGCGTCACCATCGTCGAGTGCGAGCCGGGCTGGACCGGCAAGGAACACGACCACGCGGGGAAGAGCCAGGAGGAAGTGTACGTCCTCGTCGAGGGCGAGGCGACCGTGCAGGTCGGCGGCGACGAGATAGCGATGACGGCCGGCGACGCGCTCAGAATCGACCCGGACGCTCGCCGGCAGATCCGAAACGCTGACAGCGAGAGCCTGTTCGTCCTCGTCGGTGCGCCGTAA
- a CDS encoding FAD-binding protein, protein MYEHDVIVVGAGGAGLRAAIAADEEGADVALVTKLHPVRSHTGAAEGGINAALRDGDSWDLHAYDTMKGSDYLADAPAVDTFAQMAPEEVIQLEHWGLPFSREEDGRVSQRPFGGMSFPRTTYAGAETGHHLLHTMYEQAVKRGIEVYDEWYVTNLAVTDHDDPEDRECHGCVAYDIKSGEIHGFRANNGVVLATGGLGQAFDHTTNAIANTGDGCAMAYRAGAPMEDMEMIQFHPTTLPSTGVLISEGVRGEGGILYNDDEERFMYEHGYANNAGELASRDVVSRAELTEVNEGRGIEDEYVDLDMRHLGEERILDRLENILHLAEDFEGVDGLDEPMPVKPGQHYAMGGVECDENGETCISGLYAAGETACVSLHGANRLGGNALPELLVFGARAGYHAAGKEMKTAEIGTGPSAKSEDGAVEPPVEPGAIDSSSEDVVADGAAIEPTAVIENAVSNERERIETLLEEDGINHAEVRADVQRTMTQNVNVFREEEAVKNALRDIREARKEYENVAVADPSRTYNTDLIHTIETRNILDVAEAITLGALAREEFRGAHWRAEHQERKDDEWIKHTMLAWSDGTPELYYKPVILEGEEETYEPKERSY, encoded by the coding sequence ATGTACGAACACGACGTTATCGTGGTCGGTGCGGGTGGCGCCGGCCTCCGAGCGGCTATCGCAGCGGACGAGGAGGGTGCCGACGTGGCCCTCGTGACCAAGCTCCATCCGGTCCGGAGCCACACCGGCGCGGCAGAGGGCGGCATCAACGCTGCCCTCCGGGACGGCGACTCCTGGGACCTGCACGCCTACGACACGATGAAGGGGTCGGACTATCTGGCCGACGCGCCGGCCGTCGACACCTTCGCCCAGATGGCGCCCGAGGAAGTCATCCAGCTCGAACACTGGGGGCTGCCGTTCTCCCGCGAGGAGGACGGCCGCGTCTCCCAGCGCCCCTTCGGCGGGATGTCCTTCCCGCGAACCACCTACGCCGGCGCCGAGACGGGTCACCATCTCCTGCACACGATGTACGAGCAGGCCGTCAAGCGCGGCATCGAGGTGTACGACGAGTGGTACGTCACCAACCTCGCGGTGACCGACCACGACGACCCCGAGGACCGGGAGTGTCACGGCTGTGTCGCCTACGACATCAAGTCCGGCGAGATTCACGGCTTCCGGGCCAACAACGGCGTCGTCCTGGCGACCGGCGGACTGGGGCAGGCCTTCGACCACACCACGAACGCCATCGCCAACACCGGCGACGGCTGTGCGATGGCCTACCGCGCCGGCGCGCCCATGGAGGACATGGAGATGATTCAGTTCCACCCGACGACGCTCCCGTCGACGGGTGTGCTCATCTCCGAGGGCGTCCGCGGCGAGGGCGGCATCCTCTACAACGACGACGAGGAGCGGTTCATGTACGAGCACGGGTACGCCAACAACGCCGGCGAACTCGCCTCCCGTGACGTGGTCTCCCGGGCCGAGCTGACGGAGGTCAACGAGGGGCGCGGTATCGAGGACGAGTACGTCGACCTCGACATGCGCCATCTGGGCGAGGAGCGCATCCTCGACCGGCTGGAGAACATCCTCCACCTCGCGGAGGACTTCGAGGGCGTCGACGGACTCGACGAGCCGATGCCGGTCAAACCCGGCCAGCACTACGCCATGGGCGGCGTCGAGTGCGACGAGAACGGCGAGACCTGCATCAGCGGCCTCTACGCCGCCGGCGAGACGGCGTGTGTCTCGCTCCACGGCGCGAACCGGCTGGGCGGGAACGCGCTGCCCGAACTGCTCGTCTTCGGCGCTCGCGCGGGCTACCACGCCGCCGGCAAGGAGATGAAGACCGCCGAAATCGGCACCGGTCCCTCGGCAAAGAGCGAGGACGGCGCCGTCGAACCGCCGGTCGAACCCGGCGCTATCGACAGTTCGAGCGAGGACGTGGTCGCCGACGGGGCGGCTATCGAGCCGACCGCCGTCATCGAGAACGCCGTCTCGAACGAGCGAGAGCGCATCGAAACGCTGCTCGAAGAGGACGGCATCAACCACGCGGAGGTCCGCGCCGACGTCCAGCGGACGATGACCCAGAACGTCAACGTCTTCCGGGAGGAAGAGGCGGTCAAGAACGCGCTGCGTGACATCCGCGAGGCCCGCAAGGAGTACGAGAACGTGGCGGTGGCCGACCCGTCGCGCACCTACAACACCGACCTCATCCACACCATCGAGACGCGGAACATCCTGGACGTGGCCGAGGCCATCACGCTCGGCGCGCTCGCCCGCGAGGAGTTCCGGGGCGCCCACTGGCGCGCGGAACACCAGGAGCGCAAAGACGACGAGTGGATAAAACACACGATGCTGGCCTGGTCGGACGGCACGCCGGAGCTGTACTACAAGCCGGTCATCCTCGAAGGCGAAGAGGAGACCTACGAGCCCAAAGAGCGGAGCTACTGA
- a CDS encoding Gfo/Idh/MocA family protein: MTVNYEAGVVGCGANANDRHIPVLKSNPRVSLSTVFDQHRSVAEDTAREHGVENAYDDFESVLASDPDLITICTPPPTHSEYAVPALEAGTSVLCEKPMAVELEEAKRMVSTAEHSEAEFGMVHNLLYSRSVQKAARLVNNGDFGDIRYVKGVQFSSSRRDLPSWYTDLPGGLFFDESPHHLYLVDAFIGGLELVNATATESDGPGQPLESVTATFEGTNERQGQLSIVYDAPLSEWFFVICGTERLAVVDIFRDTIVHVGQESEHSPREVLQTALSGIAQFGYGVVKSGARTLQGEASFGLDTLLDQHLNAMESTATPPVTPEQGREILSGTHAVLGEIRAE; this comes from the coding sequence ATGACTGTTAATTACGAGGCCGGTGTCGTCGGATGTGGCGCAAACGCCAACGACCGACACATCCCCGTACTGAAGTCGAACCCACGCGTTTCACTGTCGACAGTCTTCGACCAGCATCGGTCTGTTGCGGAGGACACTGCCAGAGAGCACGGCGTCGAGAACGCATATGACGATTTCGAGTCGGTCCTCGCGTCGGACCCGGACCTGATCACTATCTGTACACCGCCCCCTACCCATTCGGAATACGCCGTGCCGGCGCTCGAAGCCGGCACGAGCGTTCTGTGTGAAAAACCGATGGCAGTCGAGCTGGAAGAGGCAAAGCGAATGGTCTCCACAGCGGAACACTCCGAGGCGGAGTTCGGGATGGTACACAATCTGCTGTACTCACGGTCCGTCCAGAAGGCCGCTCGACTGGTCAACAACGGCGATTTCGGGGACATTCGCTACGTCAAGGGAGTGCAGTTCAGCAGCTCACGTCGTGATTTACCGTCTTGGTATACGGATCTGCCAGGTGGGCTGTTTTTCGACGAGTCACCGCATCATCTCTACCTCGTAGACGCGTTCATCGGGGGTCTCGAACTGGTAAACGCGACTGCCACGGAGAGCGACGGACCCGGCCAGCCGCTGGAGTCGGTGACTGCGACGTTCGAGGGGACCAACGAGCGCCAGGGGCAACTGTCGATAGTGTACGACGCGCCGCTTTCCGAGTGGTTCTTCGTCATCTGTGGCACCGAACGCCTCGCTGTCGTGGATATCTTCCGCGACACCATCGTCCACGTCGGACAGGAAAGCGAACACAGTCCGCGGGAGGTGCTACAGACAGCTCTCTCCGGTATCGCGCAGTTCGGGTACGGCGTGGTGAAGTCCGGAGCGCGCACGCTGCAGGGGGAGGCGTCGTTCGGGCTCGATACCCTGCTCGACCAACACCTGAACGCCATGGAGTCCACGGCGACACCACCGGTCACTCCGGAACAGGGACGTGAGATACTGAGCGGGACGCATGCAGTACTGGGCGAGATTCGAGCCGAGTAG
- a CDS encoding succinate dehydrogenase/fumarate reductase iron-sulfur subunit, translating to MSTQIEQQETETEEQEQEPEVESPGARRRAQKREREAERQAQRETEEATLDDEETVLLKVFRYDPEVEGKQEPRFDDFRVPYHKGMTVLDALIYARDSYDSSLTFRHSCRQAVCGSDALFVNGSQMLGCKTQLSDLESPVRIEPLPHQEVVKDLVVDMEHFYDQMHAVEPYFDADELPEDELEEQRQSRENREKVKMSTRCIWCGACMSSCNIAAGDNEYLGPAAINKAYRFAMDEREGADRKQERLRIIEQEHGVWRCQTQFSCTEVCPKDIPLTEHIQELKREAVKNNLKFW from the coding sequence ATGAGCACACAGATAGAACAACAGGAGACGGAGACCGAAGAACAGGAACAGGAACCGGAAGTCGAGTCGCCGGGCGCCCGGCGACGCGCTCAGAAGCGCGAACGGGAGGCCGAGCGCCAGGCCCAGCGAGAGACCGAGGAGGCGACGCTGGACGACGAGGAGACGGTTCTTCTCAAGGTGTTCCGCTACGACCCCGAGGTCGAGGGGAAGCAGGAGCCGCGCTTCGACGATTTCCGGGTCCCGTACCACAAGGGGATGACCGTCCTCGACGCGCTCATCTACGCCCGGGACAGCTACGACTCCTCGCTGACCTTCCGGCACTCCTGCCGGCAGGCCGTGTGTGGGTCGGACGCGCTCTTCGTCAACGGCAGCCAGATGCTGGGCTGTAAGACCCAGCTCTCGGACCTCGAATCCCCGGTGCGCATCGAACCGCTCCCCCATCAGGAGGTCGTCAAGGACCTCGTCGTGGACATGGAGCACTTCTACGACCAGATGCACGCCGTCGAGCCGTACTTCGACGCCGACGAACTCCCGGAGGACGAACTCGAAGAGCAGCGTCAGTCCCGGGAGAACCGCGAGAAAGTGAAGATGTCCACGCGGTGTATCTGGTGTGGGGCCTGTATGTCCTCCTGTAACATCGCCGCCGGCGACAACGAGTATCTGGGTCCCGCGGCCATCAACAAGGCCTACCGCTTCGCGATGGACGAACGCGAAGGGGCCGACCGAAAGCAAGAGCGCCTGCGTATCATCGAGCAGGAACACGGTGTCTGGCGGTGCCAGACCCAGTTTTCCTGTACCGAGGTGTGCCCGAAGGACATCCCCCTCACCGAGCACATTCAGGAGCTCAAACGCGAAGCGGTCAAGAACAACCTGAAGTTCTGGTGA
- a CDS encoding succinate dehydrogenase hydrophobic membrane anchor subunit: protein MAEHYSSFERGGRRWLLQRLTAVFLIGVLAFHFLLLHFANHAADITFAGTQARMSQVGYFATMWLFLVTATFHGVNGVYNALVNQGIEGTQKSAVKWVLVVAGLLLVAQGTRVALAMNGFL from the coding sequence ATGGCGGAACACTACTCCTCCTTCGAGCGGGGCGGTCGCCGCTGGCTGCTCCAGCGGCTGACAGCGGTGTTCCTCATCGGCGTGCTGGCGTTCCACTTCCTCCTGTTGCACTTTGCGAACCACGCGGCCGACATCACGTTCGCCGGCACGCAGGCGCGTATGAGTCAGGTCGGCTACTTCGCGACGATGTGGCTGTTCCTCGTCACCGCCACCTTCCACGGCGTCAACGGGGTGTACAACGCGCTCGTCAACCAGGGTATCGAAGGGACACAGAAGAGCGCGGTCAAGTGGGTTCTCGTCGTGGCCGGACTACTGCTGGTCGCACAGGGCACCCGAGTCGCGCTCGCCATGAACGGATTCCTATAA
- the sdhC gene encoding succinate dehydrogenase, cytochrome b556 subunit, which translates to MSQSYNRGTVEDFGRWREFSAGMWAWIFHKFTGWVLVGYLFTHIAVLSTSLGGAELYTSTLQGLEALLVVRFLEVGLLAVAVFHILNGVRLLMVDLGVGLEAQDTSFYASMVLTGAIVVASIPTFLGGPLV; encoded by the coding sequence ATGAGTCAGTCTTACAACCGCGGCACCGTCGAGGACTTCGGACGGTGGCGGGAGTTCTCGGCCGGCATGTGGGCCTGGATATTCCACAAGTTCACCGGCTGGGTGCTCGTCGGGTATCTGTTCACCCACATCGCCGTGCTGAGCACGTCGCTGGGTGGTGCCGAGCTGTACACGAGTACGCTGCAAGGCCTCGAAGCACTGCTGGTCGTCCGATTCCTCGAAGTCGGTCTGCTGGCCGTCGCCGTGTTCCACATCCTGAACGGCGTCCGGCTGCTGATGGTCGACCTCGGCGTCGGGCTGGAGGCACAGGATACGAGCTTCTACGCGTCGATGGTGCTGACCGGCGCCATCGTCGTCGCGAGCATTCCGACCTTCCTCGGGGGGCCGCTGGTATAA
- a CDS encoding succinylglutamate desuccinylase/aspartoacylase family protein, with amino-acid sequence MDEAEPFTYDGGRVDPGETQNVRYTVSETYMGDPVRTPVTIVNGERPGPTGFLSAAAHGDELNGIEVVREVAHEWDLAELAGTLVCLPVLNVPAFLAQERYLPIYDRDLNRSFPGDPDSTSAKRMAHRVFRNFIAPCDFGLDFHTSTRGRTNTLHVRGDMADEPVARVAKAFASNVIISSEGPSGSLRREASRAGTPTITVEMGEAHRFQRSFIDSALESVRSVLAEFSMLESEVVQWPGWRTVIENSDEKTWIRADAGGLVDMHHERGGLVYEDEIICTIANPFKTDSITVRAPFTGLLVGVLENPLVYPGNPLCHLVHLDERTLRALERSREEPVWSAHPEQPRSG; translated from the coding sequence ATGGACGAGGCCGAGCCCTTCACCTACGACGGGGGCCGGGTGGACCCGGGAGAGACGCAGAACGTTCGGTACACGGTGAGTGAAACCTACATGGGTGACCCGGTCCGGACGCCCGTGACCATCGTCAACGGGGAGCGGCCGGGGCCGACCGGCTTCCTCTCGGCGGCGGCCCACGGCGACGAGCTGAACGGCATCGAGGTCGTCCGCGAAGTCGCTCACGAGTGGGACCTCGCCGAGCTCGCGGGGACGCTCGTCTGTCTGCCAGTGTTGAACGTGCCGGCCTTTCTGGCACAGGAGCGGTACCTCCCCATCTACGACCGGGACCTCAACCGGTCGTTCCCGGGCGACCCCGACTCGACGAGCGCAAAGCGGATGGCCCACCGCGTCTTCCGGAACTTCATCGCGCCCTGCGATTTCGGGCTGGACTTTCACACCTCGACGCGGGGCCGGACCAACACGCTGCACGTCCGGGGCGACATGGCAGACGAGCCGGTGGCCAGGGTCGCCAAGGCGTTCGCCTCGAACGTCATCATCTCCTCGGAGGGGCCGTCCGGGTCGCTGCGGCGGGAAGCGAGCCGAGCGGGGACGCCGACGATAACCGTCGAGATGGGCGAGGCCCACCGGTTCCAGCGGTCGTTCATCGACAGCGCTCTGGAGAGCGTTCGGTCCGTGCTCGCGGAGTTCAGCATGCTCGAATCCGAAGTGGTACAGTGGCCGGGGTGGCGAACCGTTATCGAGAACAGCGACGAGAAGACGTGGATACGGGCCGACGCCGGGGGGCTGGTCGACATGCACCACGAACGCGGCGGGCTGGTGTACGAAGACGAGATCATCTGCACAATCGCGAATCCCTTCAAGACCGACAGCATCACCGTCAGAGCGCCCTTCACCGGGCTGCTCGTCGGGGTGCTGGAGAACCCCCTCGTCTACCCCGGCAACCCGCTTTGCCACCTGGTCCATCTGGACGAGCGGACCCTCAGGGCGCTCGAACGAAGCCGCGAAGAGCCAGTGTGGAGCGCCCATCCCGAGCAGCCCCGGTCGGGCTGA
- a CDS encoding RimK family alpha-L-glutamate ligase, with product MSGDITVGVLSLHSSKETKAILNAADEMGYDTAWLREENTTVTARDGRMKLEPAVDVVANRLLLSSDEHPMEGVGLALTLHNLGPMLNEPVAATTALHKFASAAALAEAGVPIPDAVLALSNERLNEARSQFGERAVYKTAIGTHGGGTWMVELDDPVNAQVGDRHAFLQEFLDHDENRHHDLRVYVVGNRVVAAMNRYAPEGEWRTNVALGGDVEDMTDRLPTKVRRMALDAVEAIGLDYAGVDIVQGDDGYYVLEVNPTAGFRGLFEASGISPAPYIAQRAIERAGGSVPDSEVDRLADRLDDSRPAATPPKPQRKRAENVVVGYIEEVVVSGTRGNKSVLAKSDTGATRTSIDAELAAEIGTGPILDIVKIKSGSLKSGRSRPVVDLVVGLGGTQHTVTASVEDRSHMDYPVLLGRDILKHYQVDVNHRADADHEVETEEEEDTEE from the coding sequence ATGAGTGGCGATATCACCGTCGGCGTTCTCAGCCTCCACTCCAGCAAGGAGACGAAGGCCATTCTCAACGCCGCCGACGAGATGGGGTACGACACAGCGTGGCTCCGGGAGGAGAACACGACAGTCACAGCCAGAGACGGCCGGATGAAACTGGAGCCGGCGGTAGACGTCGTCGCGAACCGGCTGCTCCTCTCCAGCGACGAACACCCCATGGAGGGTGTCGGTCTCGCGCTGACGCTCCACAACCTCGGGCCGATGCTGAACGAACCGGTGGCGGCCACGACCGCGCTGCACAAGTTCGCCAGCGCCGCGGCGCTGGCGGAAGCCGGCGTCCCCATCCCCGACGCGGTCCTCGCGCTGTCTAACGAACGGCTCAACGAGGCCCGGAGCCAGTTCGGCGAGCGCGCGGTGTACAAGACAGCCATCGGCACTCACGGCGGCGGGACGTGGATGGTCGAACTGGACGACCCGGTCAACGCGCAGGTCGGTGACCGCCACGCCTTCTTACAGGAGTTCCTCGACCACGACGAGAACCGCCATCACGACCTCCGGGTCTACGTCGTCGGCAACCGGGTCGTCGCCGCGATGAACCGCTACGCGCCGGAGGGCGAGTGGCGGACCAACGTCGCGCTGGGCGGGGACGTCGAGGACATGACCGACCGCCTCCCGACCAAGGTCCGCCGGATGGCGCTCGACGCCGTCGAGGCCATCGGTCTCGATTACGCCGGCGTCGACATCGTTCAGGGCGACGACGGCTACTACGTTCTCGAAGTCAACCCCACGGCGGGCTTTCGCGGCCTGTTCGAGGCCAGCGGCATCAGCCCGGCGCCCTACATCGCCCAGCGGGCCATCGAACGGGCCGGTGGGAGCGTCCCCGACAGCGAGGTCGACCGGCTGGCCGACCGACTCGACGACTCCCGACCGGCCGCGACGCCGCCGAAACCACAGCGCAAGCGCGCCGAGAACGTCGTCGTCGGCTACATCGAGGAAGTCGTCGTCTCCGGGACCCGGGGCAACAAGAGCGTCCTGGCCAAGTCCGACACCGGCGCGACGCGGACCAGCATCGACGCCGAACTCGCCGCCGAAATCGGCACCGGCCCGATTCTCGATATCGTCAAGATCAAATCCGGGAGCCTCAAGTCCGGGCGCTCCCGGCCGGTCGTCGACCTGGTGGTCGGCCTGGGCGGCACCCAGCACACCGTCACGGCAAGCGTCGAGGACCGCTCGCACATGGACTACCCCGTGTTGCTCGGTCGTGACATCCTCAAACACTACCAGGTGGACGTGAACCACCGCGCCGACGCCGACCACGAGGTCGAGACTGAGGAAGAGGAAGACACCGAAGAGTAA
- a CDS encoding DNA-3-methyladenine glycosylase family protein, which translates to MTDSPHDALREDPDIGPLVAAHGELTLDPAEDLFQRLVVSICRQQVSMASAAATRDRLFEAVEVTPAGVRAADDQLLRDAGLSRQKTRYVNAVAEAFEDHGYSLDYFADMDDDGVREALTAITGVGDWTADMQLLFSLGREDVFPVGDLGVRKGFETVVGGGYDRSEMVEYAQRWAPYRSYATLYLWRAEEDIAESVTEVRDD; encoded by the coding sequence ATGACGGATTCGCCACACGACGCGCTCCGCGAGGACCCCGACATCGGGCCGCTGGTGGCGGCCCACGGCGAACTCACGCTCGACCCCGCAGAAGACCTCTTCCAGCGGCTCGTGGTCTCTATCTGCCGACAGCAGGTGTCCATGGCCTCGGCCGCGGCCACCCGCGACCGCCTCTTCGAGGCCGTCGAGGTGACGCCCGCCGGCGTCCGTGCGGCCGACGACCAGCTGCTCCGCGACGCCGGCCTCTCCCGCCAGAAGACCCGCTACGTCAACGCGGTAGCCGAGGCCTTCGAGGACCACGGCTACTCGCTGGACTACTTCGCCGACATGGACGACGACGGCGTTCGCGAGGCGCTGACGGCCATCACCGGCGTCGGCGATTGGACCGCTGACATGCAACTGCTCTTCTCGCTCGGCCGCGAGGACGTGTTCCCCGTCGGTGATCTGGGCGTCCGCAAGGGGTTCGAGACCGTCGTCGGCGGCGGCTACGACCGCTCGGAGATGGTCGAGTACGCACAGCGATGGGCGCCTTACCGCAGCTACGCGACACTGTATCTCTGGCGGGCCGAGGAAGACATCGCCGAGAGCGTCACGGAAGTCCGGGACGACTGA
- the epsC gene encoding serine O-acetyltransferase EpsC, which produces MLDTLRDDIRTALAKDPAATSAAAVVLTYPGLHAIWLYRLAHALWASDREFAARLVSHLGRVLTGVEIHPGADVGERLFIDHGMATVVGETADIGDDVLLYHGVTLGGKSMQRTKRHPTLEDGVTIGANATLIGPVTIGENSTVGAGAVVVDDVPPETTVVGNPARPVDESDAEPTEAQSPAVTDGCGPDG; this is translated from the coding sequence ATGCTCGATACACTCCGCGACGACATCCGCACGGCACTGGCCAAGGACCCCGCAGCGACCAGTGCCGCGGCGGTCGTCCTCACTTACCCCGGCCTGCACGCTATCTGGCTGTACCGCCTCGCCCACGCGCTGTGGGCGAGTGACCGCGAGTTCGCCGCCCGACTCGTCTCCCACCTCGGACGCGTTCTCACCGGCGTCGAGATACACCCCGGCGCCGACGTTGGCGAACGGCTGTTCATCGACCACGGCATGGCGACCGTCGTCGGCGAGACGGCCGACATCGGCGACGACGTGTTGCTCTATCACGGGGTGACGCTGGGCGGGAAGTCGATGCAGCGGACCAAGCGCCACCCGACGCTCGAAGACGGCGTCACCATCGGGGCCAACGCCACGCTCATCGGTCCCGTCACCATCGGCGAGAACTCGACCGTCGGCGCGGGTGCCGTCGTCGTCGACGACGTGCCACCGGAGACGACCGTCGTCGGCAACCCGGCCCGTCCGGTCGACGAGTCCGACGCGGAACCGACGGAGGCGCAGTCCCCGGCTGTCACCGACGGCTGCGGCCCGGACGGGTAG
- a CDS encoding Hsp20/alpha crystallin family protein produces the protein MDRQSPLDSMESWFEQMSKQFETAADRWGTGLEPWSQGMDQPRIDVAEDDDQYVIVVDMPGFGKDDIEVYVTDNTLAIEAEQRDELTTEEATYIQQERTHQSLSRRITLPGDADTEDITATMDDGVLRITVARVEPLDSGHQIDIE, from the coding sequence ATGGACCGACAGTCCCCACTCGACAGCATGGAGTCGTGGTTCGAACAGATGAGCAAGCAGTTCGAGACCGCCGCCGACCGCTGGGGCACCGGGCTCGAACCGTGGTCACAGGGAATGGACCAGCCCCGCATCGACGTGGCCGAAGACGACGACCAGTACGTCATCGTGGTCGACATGCCCGGCTTCGGCAAGGACGACATCGAGGTGTACGTGACCGACAACACGCTGGCCATCGAGGCCGAACAGCGCGACGAGCTGACGACCGAGGAGGCGACCTACATCCAGCAGGAGCGCACACACCAGTCGCTCTCGCGCCGAATCACCCTCCCGGGCGACGCCGACACGGAAGACATCACCGCGACAATGGACGACGGGGTGTTGCGGATTACGGTCGCCAGAGTCGAACCGCTCGACAGCGGTCACCAGATAGATATCGAGTGA